A single window of Tenericutes bacterium MZ-XQ DNA harbors:
- a CDS encoding magnesium transporter, with translation MLKDILNENKKQIQVYLEDIHGYDLAQSFLELDDEEKEKLYEVISNEKLAELVSYLDPDIGAQILTAFDIAKQKHLIDFMDPDDAADVILELAEQDQEALIQTLDKESDVLSLIQYDEDQTGSAMTSLVVKLDISMDVKKATKKVIKEAPDVETISTLFVVDEEGRFKGVVDLKKLLKAKTPLTVKDIYEEHPYVFDKDLIIETISKIRNYAIYEMPVVDEDLRLLGIVTLDDALDIYEEEAKEDFEMLAALPETLETGIIKTALHRMPWLLMLLAISIPISLVTSLFEEIIATVAILVIFQPLISGSAGNVATQTLAVTLRMLSKNEEGIKHNSYREIVTGMINGLIIGIVAFLITLVFTTLNQSLVTSPFSIALVVGLSLWLTVLLAPVIAVSVPLILKLLRIDPAVASGPFITTLIDISAISLYFGLATLLLGGV, from the coding sequence ATGTTAAAGGATATTTTAAATGAAAATAAAAAGCAAATACAAGTATACTTAGAAGATATTCATGGATACGACTTAGCACAGTCTTTTTTGGAGTTAGATGATGAAGAAAAAGAAAAACTTTACGAAGTTATTTCAAACGAAAAATTAGCTGAACTGGTCTCTTATTTAGATCCTGATATAGGTGCTCAAATTCTTACTGCTTTTGATATTGCTAAACAAAAGCATTTGATTGATTTCATGGATCCGGATGATGCTGCAGATGTGATTTTAGAACTTGCAGAACAAGACCAAGAAGCGCTTATACAAACATTAGATAAAGAAAGTGATGTTCTATCACTGATTCAATATGATGAAGATCAAACTGGATCAGCAATGACGAGTCTTGTTGTTAAGTTAGATATATCTATGGATGTGAAAAAAGCCACTAAAAAAGTGATCAAAGAAGCACCGGATGTCGAAACAATTTCTACGCTTTTTGTCGTGGATGAAGAAGGTCGCTTTAAAGGGGTTGTTGATCTTAAAAAATTGTTAAAAGCAAAAACACCTTTAACAGTTAAAGATATATATGAAGAACATCCTTATGTTTTTGATAAAGACTTAATTATCGAAACAATTTCTAAAATTAGAAACTATGCGATTTATGAAATGCCCGTTGTCGACGAAGACTTACGTCTTTTAGGTATAGTTACACTAGATGATGCATTAGATATATATGAAGAAGAAGCAAAAGAAGATTTTGAGATGTTAGCTGCCCTTCCAGAAACATTAGAAACAGGCATTATTAAGACAGCTCTACATAGAATGCCGTGGTTACTGATGTTACTCGCAATATCTATTCCGATTTCACTTGTAACTTCACTTTTCGAAGAGATTATTGCAACTGTAGCTATACTTGTGATATTTCAACCCCTCATTTCTGGTTCAGCAGGTAATGTTGCCACACAAACACTAGCTGTTACTTTAAGAATGTTATCTAAGAATGAAGAAGGCATCAAGCATAATTCATATAGAGAAATAGTTACAGGGATGATTAACGGCTTGATTATTGGTATTGTAGCATTTTTAATTACTCTTGTTTTTACGACACTCAATCAGTCTTTAGTGACAAGTCCTTTCAGTATAGCATTGGTTGTTGGACTATCTTTATGGCTTACAGTGCTGCTTGCACCAGTCATTGCAGTGAGTGTACCTTTAATACTAAAACTCTTAAGAATAGATCCTGCTGTTGCAAGTGGACCTTTTATCACAACGCTTATTGATATATCTGCTATATCGTTATATTTTGGTTTAGCAACCCTCCTTTTAGGAGGTGTTTAA
- a CDS encoding ZIP family metal transporter — MLDWFMSLHPAVQALIGTLFTWGLTALGASLVYFFKTINRNIFNLMLGFASGVMIAASFWSLLSPAIDMANEQGAISWLVVAVGFALGGLFLYIADKTIPHMHFGMNHDKEGLPTKLKRNVLLVFSITLHNIPEGLAVGVAFGAVQYQTGDPMVATLSAIGLAVGIGIQNFPEGAAVSIPLRQEGVSRNKAFLLGQASGLVEPVAGVLGALLVISVSQVLPYALAFAAGAMIYVVVEELIPEAQQKQTPKGAHYATFGVMIGFIIMMMLDVALG; from the coding sequence ATGTTAGATTGGTTTATGTCGTTGCACCCAGCAGTGCAAGCTTTAATCGGAACGTTATTTACATGGGGACTTACAGCACTTGGAGCATCACTTGTCTATTTTTTCAAAACCATAAACAGAAATATTTTTAACCTAATGTTAGGATTTGCTTCAGGTGTAATGATTGCAGCAAGTTTTTGGTCTTTGCTTTCACCAGCGATTGATATGGCAAATGAGCAAGGTGCAATTTCTTGGCTTGTTGTTGCTGTTGGATTCGCTCTTGGAGGTTTATTTCTCTATATTGCAGATAAGACTATTCCCCATATGCACTTTGGCATGAATCATGATAAGGAAGGCTTGCCTACAAAGTTAAAAAGAAATGTCTTACTTGTTTTCTCTATTACTCTACATAATATCCCTGAAGGTTTGGCTGTCGGTGTTGCATTTGGAGCTGTCCAATATCAAACTGGTGACCCAATGGTTGCTACGCTATCAGCAATTGGTTTGGCTGTCGGTATTGGTATTCAAAACTTTCCTGAAGGCGCTGCAGTCTCTATTCCACTTAGACAAGAAGGTGTATCAAGAAATAAAGCATTTCTTCTTGGTCAAGCTTCAGGACTTGTAGAACCTGTTGCAGGTGTTTTGGGTGCTTTACTTGTGATTTCTGTTAGTCAAGTATTGCCATATGCACTTGCGTTTGCTGCTGGAGCTATGATTTATGTAGTTGTTGAAGAGTTAATTCCAGAAGCACAACAAAAACAAACGCCTAAAGGCGCACATTATGCTACTTTTGGAGTTATGATTGGTTTTATCATTATGATGATGCTAGATGTTGCATTAGGATAA
- a CDS encoding ABC transporter ATP-binding protein translates to MKDFKDNTRERSDKEVLRRLIRYMLPYKKQFIIIVIMMFVGIGIQLLPPFLIGFTVDTVASDVLSQDEKLYRIIFMGVGFICALILGNVVNYYQSIMLQRVGQQTVVELRNDVFNHIEKLAIGQINEVPVGKLVTRVANDTNTISEMYTSVAVNLIKNIIYIMAILVILFTINLRITLFIIMILPFVVGASVLFRKFSRASYRKVRANVSEVNAFLSENLSGMKITQIFNQEEKKKDEFFHKTTNLKKSYLREILVFGIYRPSIYLMSMIGTLIVLYVGYQEVVAGVITAGILFSYYTYVGDFFQPVQQLAEEFNILQNAFASAEKIFDVLDTKPMIVDEDDAIELESFSGNIEFKDVWFKYIEDEWVLKGVSFKVNPGDTVAFVGATGSGKTTILSLIVRNYEIQKGQILIDGIDIKRIKRSSLRKHIGQMLQDVFLFSGTIKDNITLKDDSISDQEVVSASEYVGANTFIDKLPDNYGHVVLERGNNFSSGQRQLISFARALVYKPSLMILDEATANIDSETEELIQESLEKMMNISTMLIVAHRLSTIQHSDKIIVMQKGEIKEEGSHQELLKQKGLYYNLYRLQYDDEHKSKQ, encoded by the coding sequence ATGAAGGACTTTAAAGATAACACTCGCGAACGTAGTGACAAAGAGGTTTTAAGACGCTTAATAAGATATATGCTGCCTTATAAAAAGCAGTTTATCATTATTGTTATTATGATGTTTGTTGGTATAGGTATTCAATTGTTGCCACCGTTTTTAATCGGTTTTACCGTAGACACAGTTGCAAGTGATGTATTATCCCAAGATGAGAAGCTTTACCGAATCATTTTTATGGGTGTTGGATTTATATGTGCACTCATTTTAGGTAATGTCGTAAATTATTATCAGTCTATTATGCTGCAACGTGTTGGACAACAAACTGTAGTTGAACTTAGAAATGATGTATTTAATCATATTGAGAAACTCGCTATTGGACAAATTAATGAAGTTCCAGTAGGAAAACTAGTAACAAGAGTTGCAAATGACACAAATACAATTAGCGAAATGTATACAAGTGTCGCTGTTAACTTAATAAAGAATATTATTTATATTATGGCGATCTTAGTTATTCTATTTACGATTAACCTAAGAATTACATTATTTATCATTATGATCTTACCGTTTGTTGTTGGAGCATCTGTTTTATTTAGAAAATTTTCTAGAGCTTCTTATAGGAAAGTTCGAGCAAATGTATCTGAGGTAAATGCATTCTTATCAGAAAACTTATCTGGTATGAAAATCACTCAAATATTCAACCAAGAAGAAAAAAAGAAGGATGAATTCTTTCATAAAACAACAAATTTGAAGAAGAGTTATTTAAGAGAGATATTGGTATTTGGTATCTATAGACCATCGATCTATTTAATGTCCATGATTGGGACGTTAATTGTACTTTATGTAGGTTATCAAGAGGTTGTTGCTGGTGTAATCACGGCAGGTATATTATTTAGTTATTATACATATGTGGGAGATTTTTTCCAACCAGTACAACAACTTGCTGAAGAGTTTAATATCTTACAAAATGCTTTTGCAAGTGCAGAAAAAATATTTGATGTATTAGATACAAAACCTATGATTGTAGATGAAGATGATGCTATTGAGTTAGAGTCATTTAGCGGAAATATCGAGTTTAAAGATGTATGGTTTAAGTACATTGAAGATGAATGGGTATTAAAAGGTGTCAGCTTTAAGGTGAATCCTGGAGATACAGTAGCATTTGTTGGTGCAACTGGCTCAGGTAAAACAACGATTTTAAGTTTAATTGTAAGAAATTATGAAATTCAAAAGGGTCAAATTTTAATTGATGGTATTGACATTAAGAGAATCAAACGCTCAAGTTTAAGAAAGCATATCGGTCAAATGTTGCAAGATGTATTCTTATTTAGTGGAACAATTAAAGATAACATTACTTTAAAAGATGATTCAATAAGTGATCAAGAAGTAGTTTCAGCAAGTGAGTATGTTGGTGCAAATACATTCATTGACAAACTCCCAGATAACTATGGTCATGTTGTACTAGAAAGAGGAAATAACTTCTCTAGCGGACAAAGACAACTTATCTCTTTTGCAAGAGCATTAGTATATAAACCAAGTTTAATGATTTTAGATGAAGCAACAGCAAATATTGATAGCGAAACTGAAGAACTTATTCAAGAATCTTTAGAGAAAATGATGAATATCTCAACGATGTTAATCGTTGCTCATAGACTATCTACAATACAGCATAGTGATAAGATCATTGTGATGCAAAAGGGCGAGATTAAAGAAGAGGGTAGCCATCAAGAATTATTAAAACAAAAAGGACTTTATTATAACCTTTATCGTCTGCAATATGACGATGAACATAAATCAAAACAGTAA